From the Quercus lobata isolate SW786 chromosome 6, ValleyOak3.0 Primary Assembly, whole genome shotgun sequence genome, one window contains:
- the LOC115993933 gene encoding stem-specific protein TSJT1, whose protein sequence is MLAVFDKSVAKSPEALQSPQSGSVSTLKDGFLANHFGSLHPGSVTVNLASSGLIAYSLQNKNPLLPRLFAVVDDIFCLFQGHIENVAQLKQQYGLNKTANEVVIIIEAYRTLRDRGPYPADQVVRDIHGKFAFILYDSSSKTAFIATDADVSVPFFWGTDSEGHLVLSDEAEIVKKGCGKSFAPFPKGCFFTSSGGLRSYEHPLNEVKPVPRVDSSGQVCGVTFTVDEESKRETVGMPRVGSAANWSSNY, encoded by the exons ATGCTGGCTGTTTTTGACAAATCTGTGGCCAAGAGTCCCGAGGCTCTTCAGAGTCCTCAATCGGGATCGGTCTCGACTTTGAAAGATGGGTTTTTGGCCAACCACTTTGGCTCTCTCCACCCTGGCTCAGTCACTGTCAACCTCGCCTCTTCGGGCCTCATTGCCTACTCGCTCCAAAATAAGAACCCACTCCTACCCAG ATTGTTTGCAGTGGTCGACGACATTTTCTGCTTGTTTCAAGGTCACATTGAAAATGTTGCGCAGCTTAAGCAACAATATGGATTGAACAAAACCGCAAATGAGGTGGTCATTATTATAGAAGCTTACAGAACTCTGCGAGATAGAGGCCCTTATCCTGCCGACCAGGTTGTGAGAGATATCCATGGGAAGTTTGCATTTATTCTCTATGATAGCTCTTCAAAAACCGCATTTATAGCTACT GATGCTGATGTAAGTGTTCCCTTCTTCTGGGGTACTGATTCTGAAGGCCATCTTGTTCTTTCAGATGAGGCAGAAATTGTGAAGAAGGGCTGTGGGAAATCTTTTGCACCATTTCCTAAAG GATGCTTCTTCACATCGTCTGGAGGCTTGAGGAGTTATGAACACCCCCTTAATGAGGTGAAGCCTGTGCCAAGGGTGGACAGTTCTGGTCAGGTGTGTGGTGTAACTTTCACCGTGGATGAAGAGTCGAAGAGGGAAACTGTCGGCATGCCAAGAGTTGGAAGTGCTGCCAACTGGTCATCTAACTACTGA